The Streptomyces pactum genome contains a region encoding:
- a CDS encoding alkaline phosphatase PhoX, whose protein sequence is MSLTRRDFASRSALTGAGVVLAGSVGALATAPNALASTDTESAGEEHDRGRGRGHDHGGVGYGPLVPDPDGILALPAGFRYEIITYCGRTRLESGEYTPSNHDGTAAFDGPRGTTLLVNNHELGGHRDDWAHPVPLAEGLVYDPAAAGGCTVVEVRRGGHVAEWVGIAGTAQNCAGGSTPWGTWLTCEETEDKAGEEGMTKDHGYVFEVDPEDRRANRDPEPIKALGRYAHEAVVVDPKRGHLYLTEDASGPNGLFYRWAPPEGFRHGRGRLRTLADDAGVLQAFKCFDSGGKFVDDLSRATRTGTVYGVDWVDVPDRDAENTSVRRQFTDGQVTRARKLEGMWWADGGAYIVSSFARDESPGRPHDGQVWFYDPGRRTLTLKVLLGVNPDPSADGAFDGPDNITVSPYGGLVIAEDGDGVQHLFGATDSGRTYPIARNDLNVGSEDDPEYSEFAGVTFSPDGKTLYANIQDPGIMVAITGPWKRQKRR, encoded by the coding sequence ATGTCGCTCACCCGCAGGGACTTCGCCAGCCGATCCGCGCTCACCGGCGCCGGAGTCGTGCTGGCGGGCAGCGTCGGCGCCCTCGCCACCGCCCCGAACGCCCTCGCGTCCACGGACACCGAGAGCGCGGGGGAGGAGCACGACCGGGGCCGCGGACGCGGGCACGACCACGGTGGGGTCGGTTACGGACCACTGGTCCCCGACCCGGACGGCATCCTCGCCCTGCCCGCCGGCTTCCGGTACGAGATCATCACCTACTGCGGCCGGACCAGGCTGGAGTCGGGCGAGTACACCCCCTCCAACCACGACGGCACCGCGGCCTTCGACGGCCCGCGCGGCACCACCCTCCTGGTTAACAACCACGAACTGGGCGGCCACCGCGACGACTGGGCCCACCCCGTCCCGCTCGCCGAGGGCCTCGTCTACGACCCGGCCGCGGCCGGCGGCTGCACGGTCGTCGAGGTCCGCCGCGGCGGCCACGTCGCCGAGTGGGTCGGCATCGCCGGTACCGCCCAGAACTGCGCGGGCGGCAGCACCCCGTGGGGCACCTGGCTGACCTGCGAGGAGACCGAGGACAAGGCCGGCGAGGAGGGGATGACCAAGGACCACGGCTACGTCTTCGAGGTCGACCCCGAGGACCGGCGCGCCAACCGCGACCCCGAGCCGATCAAGGCGCTCGGCCGCTACGCCCACGAGGCCGTCGTCGTCGACCCCAAGCGGGGCCACCTCTACCTCACCGAGGACGCCTCCGGCCCCAACGGCCTCTTCTACCGCTGGGCCCCGCCGGAGGGCTTCCGGCACGGCCGCGGCCGACTGCGCACCCTCGCCGACGACGCCGGGGTCCTCCAGGCCTTCAAGTGCTTCGACTCCGGCGGCAAGTTCGTCGACGACCTCTCCCGCGCGACGAGGACCGGCACGGTCTACGGCGTCGACTGGGTCGACGTCCCCGACCGCGACGCGGAGAACACCTCCGTGCGCAGGCAGTTCACCGACGGACAGGTCACCCGCGCCCGCAAGCTGGAGGGCATGTGGTGGGCCGACGGCGGCGCGTACATCGTCTCCTCCTTCGCCCGTGACGAGAGCCCCGGCCGGCCGCACGACGGCCAGGTCTGGTTCTACGACCCGGGGCGCCGCACCCTCACGCTCAAAGTCCTCCTCGGCGTCAACCCCGACCCGTCGGCGGACGGCGCCTTCGACGGTCCCGACAACATCACCGTCTCGCCGTACGGCGGCCTCGTCATCGCCGAGGACGGCGACGGCGTCCAGCACCTGTTCGGCGCCACGGACAGCGGCCGCACCTACCCCATCGCCCGCAACGACCTGAACGTCGGCAGCGAAGACGATCCCGAGTACAGCGAGTTCGCCGGCGTCACCTTCTCGCCCGACGGGAAGACCCTCTACGCCAATATCCAGGACCCCGGCATCATGGTGGCCATCACCGGGCCCTGGAAGCGGCAGAAGCGCCGGTGA